The DNA window TTATGAATGTTTATTCATCCTTTAGAAACACAATACCATAGGTGAAAGTTCATATAAAACAACATGCAAATAAAAGTCTTTGTTATCTAGTCTTTCTGAGTAGCTTAGTTATTTAGCATTGACATAGTTTTATATTAATACAGAACTGTTTTGAGTGCTGATCACGCACTGATCTTTGAATTTCAGGTAATATTTTGGACAAACTACACGAATGTCAATTTTTTGACCATGAAATAAAGACCTCCATCTTTTTCCTGACCATTCATGATGCCATGCTACACATCCTGGAGAAACATCCCAACACAGGTTACGAAATAAAACCAGGCATGGTACGTTTAACCATACAGCTACTTCGCAAAGCCTGTAAGAGTTCACAAAATTCGGCATACTTGACACAGTTAAAACTGAAATTCCATTTTATTGTCTTCCAGATCAATTCTCTAAACACCtatgaaaaaaacagagaaaatggcCTGAGAAATCGAGAAAATATAGTAAGTCACTCAACAGTTTGCTTTTTTCAATAGGTGGGGGAAGGATTCCAATGCCTGATGCAAGTTTTTGATTATGTTCGCAGGTTTCAAACCCCGAGACGAAATTGTAGAGGGCACGATCTTCTCCCTTGAAAATGATCCTCGAATTAGAAAAAGACAAGGCATGCATCTACTATTTGGGTGTTAGTTGATTTCATTGTAACCAGAACATTCATGTTACTTCATATCTAATTTTGAAAATGAGAAGCCCAGGGAAATGTGAGCTTTggttattttcttatttcagtCTTTAAAGCTGGCTGTCAATGCTTTGCATTAGGGgaaatttacatttttgcaaaacattttatagcATGTCACACGAGTGCTAGACGTTTTGAGTGGCACTACCATTACAATTTACTGTTTGTAAATAGCTGGAATAGTAAAAAGACAGATGTATAACTTCAGTTACATTGGGACATAGATTCGCAATTGTTTTGGACTGCGAATAAAAAAAGGCCCTGCCTTGCCCCCGGTGctggctgggataggctccggctccttGGTCactctgaactggaagaagcggTTGGAACCGGTTGGATGGacgaaaacacaatgtttctgaGCAAGACCGTCTATCAAGACTTGTAAAGATCCAGAGTGCCATTTCCTATCCACAACAAGCCACCCTTCTTTAATGTTGtatagaattaaaatatttcttctttAATAAAATGGTGCCTGAAAACATTATGTACATAGAAAAGATGTTAAAATAATCTTTATAAcctgtaataaatgtaattctttttattactttttgcaaatttcactttcacaaaatatttgtactattatatttactgtaaaaataataaccCATAAATTCCTTTTACCCAGCCATCAAAGAAAAAGATGATGTGTTTGTATATTGCATGTGTGCACTTTAGACATGAGGTTGAAGGAAACTAATGACTGGGATTTAGCCCGACAATGCAGATTGCAGAAGAACCCAACTGCTTTTTGGCAAAGAGTGCTTCACAATAAGTAGAACACTGCATTCATctgcaaatatttttaattgctttactCGGGTAGATTTTACAAGGAATGTCACCCCATATTATGTGTTAAGGAGTGTTTATTGAGAAGTTGGAGTTAAGAAACTTTGGCTCATCATGTTTGGCTGACAGACAAGCACCTGGCAGTAGACGAGTACGTGAGGTCCCCCTACAGGAACAGAAATTAGCCAAAGGGTAGTTGCAAAGCTGGAGGTGGGATGAGAGCAAGAGAGGCAGTGCTATACTGTgctattcattattttattaggcAGAGATGTCACGGAGTATTACAATTAGAAGTGATGAGGAAGACATTATCAGTCGCAGTCATCCCTCTTGAACATACCTCTATTAAATACTCCAATAAACCGTTCTGTCTTCCtcatttaattaagaaatctTAAAGCAATTTCCCCCATAGTTATCAGTGTGAATGCAGTGCTTCACATACGTGAAGGTTTATTACTTAACCTTTTTTCATGAAAACATTTCATAATATTTCAAGCACAAATATTTGACCCGTGTAACCATTTATGGCTCTGTTCACACATGAATGATACGCAacgaaataaaaatgttaaatcaaATAACATCTATCTAAGGTAGGGCAGTATTTACTTTGTACATAGAAGTATATATTAGACAACTCATGAATACTTCATGTCActactgaaaaatgctcttaagaAAAAAGCATAAAGACTTTGGATATTGAATGTTTTTGGGATCATTTGGATTGATCATTCAAGACAGATACAGCTCGGTGTCTTTGCTACTTAACACACTAAATCACGTCACCAGTGAGACAGCTGACTGGGTACAAGTGAAGAGGCAATGTGAACGGAGGATTGAGTGAAAAGTCAacgacacagaaacaaaaacggTGTCAAAGTAATTCAACACAGAACATATTTAGCAACATTTAGCTTTTAATGTTTCTAGTTGGCCTTGCGCAGCAGAACTGCTTATGTTGGCGTCCCACATCTGCAAAAGCATTACACTCTCGCTGCCCTTGTTCAAAGTGAACTCCTCGTTAAAGTCTTGCCAACACTGCCAGAACTCTGACTTTCCCACAAGaacataaaaatcacaaaactttTAATAAGGATTTCTTTcactttggggggaaaaaaatgtctgcTAATAACAATCACTCTATAGCTTTGCCATTAGCCGTTTAAAAATGTCTAATATGACAAAGAAATGGTGCAGCTAGGAGTTATAAAtgcctaaaaaacaaaaatatatttatttttggtcAGAATAAATTCAAACACTTTTTCTTGACAAATCACAGCACTGTTGTCATCTAAAAACCTACTGCACCGCTCTGCTTTTTAACTCTGCAAATTAGCAAGCTGTTACCATTTATGTCACTGCAAAGAATCCATTGTACACcatattttattcattcctTAATTAATATTTTCCCCAACTTCCCATAATGCACGCAAGTTCAAGGATTTGGCATTTGATCTTCcaagtttttaaaacagaacttgGCAGTGCTTGTATTTCTTTAGTACTGCACTTGCTCTGTATGTTACCTGAAGAGATTCATATTTACACAAGGGAGCTAAAAACCAAGAAGAGTCCATTGGGCCAGTCCAGCTTGCTGGAGTTACTGATTGAAGAACTTCAAGTGGTCATTTGGATTACTGCATTCAATCAAAATCAATCAGGTCTGTTCCACACATGTACATTTCTGCATACAGCACTGCCTCTTACACCACATCTTGAAACTACTTAATTTCCATAAACTGCCTCCGGGCCAGATTCTAGATGAACCTCTTTAATATAATCAATAAGATTACAAATTCATTCGCATCCGGTGTAATTTACAAGGCATTTACAAAGTTAGCTGGCTTATTCAAACAACTGTATAATGACAACTGTGCACCAAGGAGCAGTGAaatcaggtacacacacacacatggaaTCATGGCGAACtgtgacacacacagtacacaccAGAGTGCACTCTTGTTAGCATGTGTGCTAGCAATTGTATGCCACAAGAATACACTACATGCCATCTAATGCAGTACATTTAGCCTGGTGATGCTAGTGCCCTCTAGTGCATACTGCTGTTCTCCACGATACCATTTGTATTACaatgggaaattaaaaaggTAATGCAATTATTTGGGTTAAAACTGTTAAATAAcaaacaacagcaaaaataacTAAGAATAATTACCACTCTAATTAAAATGTACCATCTAGCCTGCCATCAAACAAAACCTGTCCCCAACACACCCATCATAGgtaatgaaatttaaaatgcgTTTTCAGATTCATTTCCATTTACAATTACTCTAGATCTTATTTGAGTGATCCAAAACGTCTTTTGGCTAATGTCATCACATGTCATAATGAAAATGTGAAACGACGCCCTTGTTACAAAAGTTACATGAATCGAAAACTCAGTGCGCAATGAACTTAAACTGATGCTTGGTAACAGTCCCAGATGTACTTAAATCCCAAAAACATGTAATAGAATCAAATAACATCAAATGTTACAAAATCTTTTCATTTGTACACATATATACAGTTTATCTAGGAGTAATATCAATGTTGAACCCTAGCTAAACTTCTGTACTGGGAAGTCTTtactaaaacaatgttttaatttgATCTTTTTCCATTAGGGTTACACATAAGTGTTTATTATGCCCATGATTTCTTACAGATGATGAAATTAAAAGGCAAAcccctaaaaaaaacaatccttaaaaaaaaattcttgaaCGCTGTTCAATGAACTCGGCATTatcggggagggggggggcggggaCGATACAGCCACACATACAGTTATCCTAGGAACTCATCGCCCGGGTCCTACTGGTAGTATGGCCGATATCGCGACTGATCTGGGTGGAGGGGTCCAGGTATTTGACCCTGAGGTGGGGGGCCCTGCATCCTGGGTGGAGGAGGTCCCCTGGGTGCTGGCCACATACCTGGACTCATCCCCCCCGGCTGGGTGAAAGGAGGGCTAAGAGTTCCTTGGTCTTCGGAGAACTGCTGCAGGGAGCCGGGGTTGTAATGGTGGGGCGGGGGCCCACTGACAGGAGGGCCACCGTGCtgaggggggggaggaggaCCCGGAGGAGGGTGGTTCATGTAGGGGGGCATCTGGTTAATGATGTGTCCTGGGGGAGGGGTGATGGGCGGAGGGGCAGACGACATGGGGGGAGGCGGCGCTTGGTTGTAGACCATGTGCGGAGTCCCCGAGGCCTGGGGTGGGTGCTGCATGGGGTGGCTGATGGGCGGAGGGGGAGGGGGCGGCGGCCCGTAGTGCTGCTGCGGCGCCATCATGTGGTGAGGGTGAGAGACTACGGGCTGGGCGCTATACTCGTTGGGGTGGTGGTGCGGGGGGGGCGCGGGGCCCGGAGGGGGGGGCTCGCGGTTGGGGCCGCCCCCCGAGGTGGCCGCGTCATCCTGGATGGGCACGGTGATCAGGTTGCTGTGCTTGCGGGTGGTGACGGTGGAGATGCGGAAGGTCTCCTGGGCCACGGAGCGGGGGGGGCCCAGCGCGGCCAAGTccgaggaggagggagggggcgGGGCCGCCCGCAGGTCCTCGTGAGGCTGGCTGTAGTGCTCATGGCTCACGTGCTGCAGGGGCGGCGGCGGGATCAGGAC is part of the Lepisosteus oculatus isolate fLepOcu1 chromosome 7, fLepOcu1.hap2, whole genome shotgun sequence genome and encodes:
- the cbll1 gene encoding E3 ubiquitin-protein ligase Hakai isoform X2 — encoded protein: MNRIPSKTQAGDDESFGYSEEERYECKSGDIFGSQRRFPQQLFWDFKVNLIGEKDDTPVHFCDKCGLPIKIYGRMIPCKHVFCYECAVIHEKKCDKMCPGCNDPVQRIEQCLRGSLFMCSIVQGCKRTYLSQRDLQAHINHRHMRAGKPVAGRPQGDSLHLPPLAGPPPSELPERFLLPPDKHHLPHLPKPHVLIPPPPLQHVSHEHYSQPHEDLRAAPPPPSSSDLAALGPPRSVAQETFRISTVTTRKHSNLITVPIQDDAATSGGGPNREPPPPGPAPPPHHHPNEYSAQPVVSHPHHMMAPQQHYGPPPPPPPPISHPMQHPPQASGTPHMVYNQAPPPPMSSAPPPITPPPGHIINQMPPYMNHPPPGPPPPPQHGGPPVSGPPPHHYNPGSLQQFSEDQGTLSPPFTQPGGMSPGMWPAPRGPPPPRMQGPPPQGQIPGPLHPDQSRYRPYYQ
- the cbll1 gene encoding E3 ubiquitin-protein ligase Hakai isoform X1, producing the protein MDQNDNDLQGTDGPGSLGGPDVRRRIPIKLLSKQTIRNKPAVRAQRAMNRIPSKTQAGDDESFGYSEEERYECKSGDIFGSQRRFPQQLFWDFKVNLIGEKDDTPVHFCDKCGLPIKIYGRMIPCKHVFCYECAVIHEKKCDKMCPGCNDPVQRIEQCLRGSLFMCSIVQGCKRTYLSQRDLQAHINHRHMRAGKPVAGRPQGDSLHLPPLAGPPPSELPERFLLPPDKHHLPHLPKPHVLIPPPPLQHVSHEHYSQPHEDLRAAPPPPSSSDLAALGPPRSVAQETFRISTVTTRKHSNLITVPIQDDAATSGGGPNREPPPPGPAPPPHHHPNEYSAQPVVSHPHHMMAPQQHYGPPPPPPPPISHPMQHPPQASGTPHMVYNQAPPPPMSSAPPPITPPPGHIINQMPPYMNHPPPGPPPPPQHGGPPVSGPPPHHYNPGSLQQFSEDQGTLSPPFTQPGGMSPGMWPAPRGPPPPRMQGPPPQGQIPGPLHPDQSRYRPYYQ